Proteins encoded in a region of the Candidatus Moanabacter tarae genome:
- the garL_5 gene encoding 5-keto-4-deoxy-D-glucarate aldolase has translation MSETFKQRLKSGEEVLLLITSITTGRTELEDSLALGSYDAIFIDGQHSTFSEERLEQFCSVTEDLGVPTQIRIPHTRLTYMAGRYCDFGLSSVMVPEVMEEASVDEAIEYFYYGTLGRRSWGGASRAGAKHFDTSSDQYRLEYANWWNNFGVLCVQLESVEGVTRARKFAMKEGIDYLAFGPNDLMFNLERHPGYSLKTVKECVLNVADQVKDLGVPLCWAIPTTAENRDEYRELGISVFWEGSQLNE, from the coding sequence ATGAGTGAAACATTCAAACAACGTCTTAAGAGCGGAGAAGAGGTTCTCTTGCTCATAACTTCCATCACAACAGGGCGCACCGAACTTGAGGATTCTCTTGCACTAGGATCCTACGACGCGATTTTCATCGATGGCCAACATTCTACTTTTTCTGAGGAAAGGCTTGAACAGTTTTGCTCTGTGACCGAGGACCTAGGTGTACCCACTCAGATCCGGATCCCTCACACTCGATTAACTTATATGGCAGGCCGCTACTGTGATTTCGGTCTATCCTCTGTAATGGTCCCTGAGGTGATGGAAGAAGCTTCTGTTGATGAGGCTATCGAGTATTTTTACTACGGCACTCTGGGCCGACGGAGTTGGGGTGGTGCATCCCGAGCCGGTGCAAAACACTTTGACACCAGCTCTGACCAATATCGGCTAGAATATGCCAATTGGTGGAACAACTTCGGTGTGCTTTGCGTGCAACTCGAATCCGTCGAAGGGGTCACCCGGGCACGCAAGTTCGCCATGAAGGAAGGAATTGATTATCTCGCCTTTGGCCCAAACGATTTAATGTTCAACCTGGAACGCCATCCTGGTTACTCGCTAAAAACAGTTAAGGAATGTGTCTTAAATGTCGCAGATCAGGTGAAAGACCTTGGCGTTCCTCTCTGTTGGGCCATACCCACTACCGCCGAAAATCGTGACGAATACCGAGAGTTAGGAATTAGTGTCTTCTGGGAAGGGTCCCAACTCAATGAATAA
- the bshB2 gene encoding putative N-acetyl-alpha-D-glucosaminyl L-malate deacetylase 2 yields MANRPIHVLLVAAHPADTFDQAGGTLAHHIEQGDTVTCIIATTGVRSHHWELAEEKRQKGASLNVEERVQAAVEEKLEETRRACRILGFDDVRDLGFEDDDILVTQDKIEAIANVIRTVKPDLIISHHPYETGGLKMHGTIGQCTVYASQLARGAGRGTQQRHVVPTIYFMNPIAYIGANSLEYASTCRVDLLVDISDVIERKVLALDQIASQYYGGPYSRKRAETEDGHYGQKGEVAYAEAFQRFEPMVRYTIPVTDAELMTINLSQESAMGRRSETSGGLMPLSDGMAYSSQYRFTKEQYEE; encoded by the coding sequence ATGGCCAATAGACCGATTCACGTTCTGCTTGTAGCCGCCCATCCAGCTGATACTTTCGATCAGGCTGGGGGCACGTTGGCACACCACATCGAACAGGGCGATACCGTGACCTGTATTATTGCGACAACTGGTGTGCGCTCGCACCATTGGGAACTAGCAGAGGAAAAAAGACAAAAGGGTGCTTCCTTGAATGTCGAAGAGCGGGTACAAGCAGCCGTAGAGGAGAAACTGGAGGAGACCCGGAGAGCCTGCCGCATTCTGGGATTTGATGATGTTCGTGATCTCGGCTTCGAAGACGACGATATACTCGTAACTCAAGACAAAATTGAGGCGATAGCCAATGTTATCCGTACCGTAAAACCAGATCTCATTATTAGTCATCATCCCTATGAGACCGGTGGTTTAAAGATGCATGGAACAATCGGCCAATGCACAGTCTACGCTTCCCAACTGGCTAGAGGCGCTGGTAGAGGCACCCAGCAACGGCATGTGGTTCCCACCATCTACTTCATGAACCCAATCGCTTATATAGGAGCTAATAGCCTAGAGTATGCTTCGACCTGCCGTGTCGATCTCCTCGTCGACATAAGCGATGTTATTGAGAGAAAAGTTTTGGCCCTAGACCAAATTGCCAGCCAGTATTACGGCGGACCCTATTCACGGAAACGCGCAGAAACCGAAGACGGCCACTACGGACAAAAAGGGGAGGTCGCCTACGCCGAAGCATTCCAGCGCTTTGAACCAATGGTACGGTACACGATACCCGTAACCGACGCAGAACTCATGACGATCAATTTGAGTCAAGAATCTGCGATGGGGCGACGAAGCGAGACTTCGGGTGGATTGATGCCGCTCTCGGATGGCATGGCTTACAGTTCGCAATACCGCTTCACAAAAGAGCAATACGAGGAATGA